One window from the genome of Magnolia sinica isolate HGM2019 chromosome 4, MsV1, whole genome shotgun sequence encodes:
- the LOC131242833 gene encoding uncharacterized protein LOC131242833 codes for MSGAPKRLQGHEGSHPMTSKRPLEEPSIFSNLSGKFNQSLPNEYHPPFVPMSDGRLAKVQRIEPRDADKRSSVLPLYRIPSSSFGSCLGHPVAAESRPELRDSKDNRSAKIENRETKADTRELSNDTRMDPQASKGEKDTRSDSVAGDKEIKSERESQTDFKGEIKVEKDGYIPGNSHLNCNEPKENNRGKRYSETPNDGMDPWRVARDNSRSMDDTGKEALKTEERECLEACEAVGENKVDWKAEEKLKEKEGKRKDEKYRDWGEREKDRNDHGNNLQLGSTSTERRELTREERELERWEMEKRDVLKDKERPKDREKDHIKREALNINEKEIPHNGKGLVDGSFKMPDQESSELEQKRLKQLDSLRVMDRDDKEQKREMDLDVEGDRRDKSGRSYKEPDDACREGDRVAERDREVFSPGVQQRRRMLRSRGTSQPASREPRFQPRPPRDNEGSRGKLEVSTVVYKAGECMQELLKLWKEYEASQDIKNGESSHDTIPTLEIRVPAEYVTATNRQVRGGQLWGTDIYTDDSDLVAVLMHTGYCRPTASPPPPAILELRATIRVLPPQDCYTSTLRNNVRSRAWGAAIGCSYRVERCCVVKKGGGSIDLEPCLTHISAVEPTLAPVAVERPMTTRAAASNALRQQRFVREVTIQYNLCNEPWIKYSIGAVADKGLKRPLYTSARLKKGEVLYLETHSNRYELCFSGERAVNNGASAAFHASESALQKLHNHNTCATQVSERSRGDRDDVFRWSRCKKPLPQKVMRLIGIPLPAEHLEILADNLDWEDVQWSQTGVRISGKEYTLARVHFLSPK; via the exons ATGAGTGGTGCTCCAAAGAGATTACAAGGGCATGAGGGAAGTCATCCCATGACTTCAAAACGCCCGCTGGAGGAGCCTTCCATATTTTCCAATCTTTCTGGTAAATTTAATCAATCACTTCCTAATGAATACCACCCTCCCTTCGTGCCCATGAGTGATGGACGGTTAGCAAAAGTCCAACGGATTGAGCCACGTGATGCTGATAAACGATCATCTGTGCTTCCACTATATCGGATACCATCCTCTTCTTTTGGTTCATGTTTAGGCCATCCAGTTGCTGCTGAGAGCAGACCAGAATTGAGAGATTCCAAGGACAACAGAAGTGCCAAGATTGAGAACAGGGAAACAAAGGCAGACACTAGGGAGTTGTCCAATGATACAAGGATGGATCCTCAAGCTTCTAAAGGTGAGAAAGATACAAGGTCAGATAGTGTAGCTGGTGATAAAGAAATAAAATCTGAGAGGGAGTCTCAAACGGATTTTAAGGGAGAAATTAAGGTGGAAAAGGATGGTTACATTCCAGGGAACTCTCACTTGAATTGCAATGAACCTAAAGAAAACAATAGAGGAAAAAGATATTCAGAAACACCAAATGATGGTATGGATCCATGGCGAGTTGCACGGGATAATTCACGTAGCATGGATGATACTGGGAAGGAAGctttgaaaactgaagagaggGAGTGTTTAGAAGCATGTGAGGCTGTTGGAGAAAACAAAGTTGATTGGAAAGCTGAAGAGAAACTCAAAGAGAAGGAAGGGAAAAGGAAGGATGAGAAATACAGAGACTGGGGAGAAAGGGAAAAGGATAGAAATGATCACGGAAACAATCTGCAGCTAGGCAGTACAAGTACTGAACGTAGGGAATTAACTAGGGAAGAAAGAGAACTGGAGAGGTGGGAGATGGAAAAAAGGGATGTCTTGAAAGACAAGGAACGGCCGAAGGATAGGGAAAAGGATCATATTAAGAGAGAAGCGTTGAATATAAATGAGAAAGAGATTCCACACAATGGGAAGGGACTGGTGGATGGATCTTTCAAAATGCCTGATCAGGAAAGTTCAGAATTAGAGCAGAAGCGACTTAAACAACTTGATAGTTTGAGAGTCATGGATAGGGATGATAAAGAGCAGAAAAGAGAAATGGATCTTGATGTGGAAGGAGATAGACGTGATAAAAGTGGTAGGTCTTACAAGGAACCTGATGATGCATGCAGAGAAGGCGATAGAGTTGCTGAAAGGGATAGAGAAGTATTCAGCCCTGGTGTTCAGCAGCGCAGGAGGATGCTACGGTCAAGGGGGACCTCCCAACCAGCTAGTCGGGAACCTCGTTTTCAGCCTCGTCCTCCACGAGATAATGAAGG atctCGAG GTAAACTTGAAGTCTCCACTGTTGTCTACAAAGCAGGTGAATGCATGCAAGAACTGCTAAAATTGTGGAAAGAATATGAAGCATCTCAAGATATTAAAAATGGTGAAAGCTCTCATGACACTATTCCAACTCTGGAAATCCGTGTACCTGCTGAATATGTCACTGCCACAAATCGCCAA GTCAGAGGTGGCCAGCTATGGGGAACAGATATATATACAGATGATTCGGATCTTGTTGCTG TTCTCATGCATACTGGTTATTGCCGCCCAACAGCATCGCCTCCTCCTCCTGCCATCCTTGAGTTACGTGCAACTATTAGAGTGCTGCCTCCACAAGATT GCTACACTTCAACTTTGAGAAACAATGTTCGGTCTCGCGCTTGGGGAGCTGCAATTGGTTGTAGTTATCGTGTTGAACGGTGTTGCGTTGTGAAG AAAGGAGGTGGGAGCATTGATCTCGAGCCTTGTTTGACACATATATCAGCAGTGGAGCCCACTCTTGCTCCAGTGGCTGTTGAACGTCCAATGACTACAAGAGCTGCTGCTTCG AATGCATTGCGGCAGCAGAGGTTTGTACGTGAAGTTACAATCCAATACAACCTATGCAATGAGCCAtg GATTAAATATAGTATAGGCGCAGTTGCTGATAAAGGATTGAAGAGGCCCCTTTACACGTCTGCCCGCTTGAAGAAGGGAGAAGTGTTGTATTTAGAAACCCATTCAAACAG GTATGAACTCTGTTTCAGTGGAGAGAGGGCTGTCAACAATGGTGCATCAGCAGCCTTCCATGCATCAGAATCAGCATTGCAGaaacttcataatcataatacaTGTGCAACCCAAGTCAGTGAGAGAAGTAGGGGAGATCGTGACGATGTATTCCGATGGTCACGTTGCAAGAAGCCCCTTCCCCAGAAAGTAATGCGTTTGATTGGAATCCCATTGCCTGCTGAACATTTGGAG ATCCTGGCGGATAATCTTGACTGGGAAGATGTGCAGTGGTCGCAAACTGGTGTTCGGATTTCTGGAAAAGAGTACACGCTCGCACGGGTGCATTTTCTCTCACCAAAATAA